The proteins below come from a single Lepeophtheirus salmonis chromosome 4, UVic_Lsal_1.4, whole genome shotgun sequence genomic window:
- the LOC121116550 gene encoding uncharacterized protein → MGKKKQKVRWVCIEESGRNQSVPEEEDVCSVGRMSLSPEQLSHPAPPHSHHPHPAHRIYHLEKSCCTNVNTGPNSGNSTYARRPVAPRFERKAAAAEVVYDSRHYRGRELSGESGEELPLGFTKIRSKNLDVLFKRDYYSTKGMNSEANTHSETSSLTQKEDEKEEDIEEELDEEEQEEELEEVYEEEEDISSSNNNKKKESTPKLTSKLNGSSSPFYPSSSPSYVMTSMNPYMTGRPNLFLYSPSSNTMIPCEEVVVPGMYSGSPSSPQNVYLAAFPMESGSNPYMMHHPSYVAPPPPPYYQPPQPVYSDAEPSSAESTVPHSPPDLSAYNPAYWGEVHSHRGGYYPHPSYHQYQADQVYPQSSPQQTPEEVPEVIELSVPDKKEETDNNSIDNRRVPGLPPQPKKSQKKKRKKKSKQPTELVHRNSTSSEDGQSIHHIKDEVPSHVEESKSDQVSNEESVKEFEPSAASSPSAIIEEEEEIAKSQEEDQIVENISGNYLQVIEPTSSPSSPAEENVIELEVKSQVIETPPASVIQESIIESQCSPPEAEEDVPPPQEEVEEKISQVVLDEKVDEIEKLSMEDVEEKVDVIVVETDKTPRMLYSSVVSQSMPQPPPKSPVHNITSKKSLNEASLPLPKVKLPISLSMENLRPTEKVEKKESEWLESSSRKKIKRHRQSKKSKSSKYSSSVSSSMIRSISLDTTSKKEVIIVNPPKETKIEDIPATTCSLDVLPSCFKTEESSDISSTTPTTPQEPEVPIDTQPVESPSSQVEDKSYELAEEKVPSNSVVSKKSVVKRKKKRGNAGGIAGDSSTKSSNSGESSSKKQVLICDGDIDVSSSFSSFKRVSDFGNLRIHSQPFNKGSLDTVFISDVGIGIRNGPIMSGRPLRIGKYSPPDRAQEILSMKASLSTEDSTNENAQYNVPLD, encoded by the coding sequence ATGGGAAAGAAGAAACAAAAGGTACGATGGGTGTGCATTGAAGAAAGTGGTCGAAATCAGAGTGTCCCAGAAGAAGAAGACGTTTGTTCTGTTGGCAGGATGAGCCTCTCCCCCGAGCAGTTGTCGCATCCGGCTCCTCCCCATTCTCACCATCCCCATCCGGCTCACAGAATATATCACTTGGAAAAAAGTTGTTGTACGAACGTGAACACTGGCCCCAACAGTGGGAACAGCACCTATGCTCGACGACCCGTGGCACCTCGCTTTGAAAGGAAAGCAGCTGCCGCAGAAGTCGTTTATGACTCCCGACACTACCGGGGTAGGGAGTTGAGTGGAGAGTCTGGAGAGGAACTTCCTCTAGGTTTCACCAAGATTCGTTCTAAGAACCTAGATGTTCTCTTTAAAAGAGATTACTATTCCACTAAGGGTATGAACTCTGAGGCTAATACACATAGTGAAACTTCTTCACTCACTCAAAAAGAGGACGAAAAAGAGGAAGACATCGAAGAGGAGTTGGACGAGGAGGAACAAGAAGAAGAGCTTGAAGAAGtatatgaagaagaagaagatatctcttcctcaaataataataagaagaaagagTCGACTCCCAAGTTGACATCCAAATTGAATGGATCCTCTTCACCCTTCTACCCTTCATCATCACCTAGTTATGTCATGACGTCCATGAACCCGTACATGACTGGCAGACCCAATCTCTTCCTCTACAGTCCATCTTCCAATACAATGATCCCTTGTGAGGAAGTTGTTGTCCCCGGAATGTATTCGGGATCTCCCTCCTCTCCTCAAAACGTGTACTTAGCTGCTTTTCCTATGGAAAGTGGCTCCAATCCCTACATGATGCACCATCCTTCATACGTAGCTCCACCACCTCCTCCTTACTATCAACCACCACAACCGGTTTATTCGGATGCTGAACCCTCATCTGCTGAATCCACCGTCCCTCATAGTCCTCCTGATTTAAGTGCTTATAACCCAGCGTATTGGGGGGAAGTTCATTCACATCGAGGAGGATATTATCCTCATCCCAGCTACCATCAATATCAAGCAGATCAAGTGTACCCTCAATCCTCTCCTCAGCAAACTCCTGAAGAAGTTCCAGAGGTTATTGAACTCTCTGTACCGGATAAAAAAGAGGAAACAGACAATAATAGTATTGATAATCGAAGAGTGCCGGGTCTACCTCCTCAACCTAAGAAGTCACAAAAGAAAAAACGCAAGAAGAAGTCAAAGCAACCCACTGAGTTGGTGCATCGAAATTCCACCTCTTCTGAAGATGGACAGTCAATTCATCATATCAAGGATGAAGTTCCATCTCATGTAGAAGAGTCCAAGTCAGATCAAGTTTCTAATGAAGAGTCTGTGAAGGAATTTGAGCCTTCGGCAGCATCTTCCCCATCTGCTATTAttgaggaagaagaagaaatcgCAAAATCTCAAGAAGAAGATCAAATCGTCGAAAACATTTCGGGAAATTATCTTCAAGTCATTGAGCCTACTTCTTCTCCATCTTCTCCTGCTGAAGAGAATGTAATAGAACTTGAAGTGAAAAGTCAAGTAATCGAAACTCCTCCTGCCTCAGTCATTCAGGAATCTATAATAGAGTCTCAATGTTCTCCTCCTGAAGCAGAAGAAGATGTTCCCCCGCCTCAAGAAGAAGTGGAGGAAAAAATATCTCAAGTCGTACTTGATGAAAAAGTAGATGAAATCGAAAAGCTTTCTATGGAAGATGTCGAAGAAAAGGTCGATGTCATCGTCGTCGAAACCGATAAAACTCCCCGGATGCTTTATAGTTCCGTTGTATCTCAGTCAATGCCTCAACCGCCGCCCAAATCTCCTGTTCATAATATCACGTCTAAAAAGTCTCTTAATGAAGCTTCTCTGCCATTGCCCAAAGTGAAGCTTCCTATTTCTCTAAGCATGGAAAATCTGAGACCTACTGAAAAAGTCGAAAAGAAAGAATCTGAGTGGTTGGAGTCTTCatctcgaaaaaaaataaaacgccATCGACAGTCCAAAAAGTCTAAGTCATCCAAATATTCTAGCTCTGTGTCTTCGTCCATGATACGATCCATCTCTTTAGACACTACCTCTAAAAAGGAAGTCATAATTGTCAACCCCccaaaagaaactaaaattGAGGATATTCCTGCAACTACCTGCTCTTTGGATGTTCTTCCCTCATGTTTCAAAACGGAAGAGTCGTCAGATATTTCTAGTACTACACCTACTACGCCACAAGAACCTGAAGTCCCGATAGATACACAACCGGTGGAGTCTCCCTCCTCTCAAGTGGAAGATAAGTCATACGAATTAGCAGAGGAAAAAGTGCCCTCTAATTCCGTTGTCTCTAAAAAATCAGTTGTTAAAAGGAAAAAGAAGCGTGGAAATGCTGGAGGAATCGCGGGTGATTCTTCCACAAAGTCATCAAATAGTGGTGAATCCTCCTCCAAGAAACAAGTGCTTATATGTGATGGAGATATCGATGTATCATCTTCATTTAGCTCATTTAAAAGAGTGTCAGACTTTGGGAACCTTCGAATTCATTCTCAACCCTTCAATAAGGGTAGTTTGGATACAGTCTTCATCTCTGACGTGGGTATTGGCATTAGAAATGGACCCATTATGTCTGGAAGACCTCTTCGAATCGGAAAATACAGTCCTCCGGATCGAGCTCAGGAAATCCTTAGTATGAAAGCTTCCTTATCCACAGAAGATTCAACGAATGAGAATGCTCAATATAATGTGCCCTTGGACTAA